Below is a genomic region from Pseudochaenichthys georgianus chromosome 13, fPseGeo1.2, whole genome shotgun sequence.
agatcgatgatatctgatcgttcttaaggccctgacacaccaagcagtcaccagaggactagccgacgttgaagtcggctgttgcctggccgtgttctcctgcgttttggccatgtgtcgcaccgcacgggaacacaccgcaccgacttcagtgcatgagtggcaataactctccttaccagcaggcggcggtagtgtgtattcgtcattcaaaagaggcaacaaccggaaaacagagaagtagaacagaccgtgatataaacaacaacaaatagcgtgtgcgttccattttccctCTCGTCCATCTAAAACATGTTTTGTGCGgcactggagctatcagccattgCAGTGTTACTTGTGGAAGACATTCTCAAGCAACAGTCTCTCAAGAAGCGGAAGCGAAGAATTAGGAGAAACCGCACTAAATGGGTGAAGTCATGGATACCgcagcgagaagctcatggggctttcccgaacctgtgtcgagagctggactTCAATGAAGTGCCAGATTTCAGAAATTTCGCTCGGCTTTTTCCTGTTCAGTTCCACGTGTTGGAGGAACTCATCACTCCACTCATCCGGAGGGAAAACGCCAACTACCGGGATTGCATCTCCGTGGGGACACGTCTGATGGTTACGCTGCGATTTTTGGCAACAGGTATGCAAGCTAAAGATGTTGCTATATTTAAAATTGCAGCACTTTGTATATTATTGTATATTTTGCTTTAGTAAGTAGTAATACCGCAGTGTAATGTAGATGTACTagtgtaagtacaaaaccaaagTACTGCTTGGTTGCTTGAGAATTTACCACGGGATCAATAAAGCGTTATCTTCTTCCTATAATAATGCTTGTTAAAATATgtcattattatattttgtatcatTTGTCTGAATCTTCATAGTAGCTAAAGTAATCAAACTATAACCTGTAGTTGTGTAGCTAATGAGTGTGTTGTTCAGCTGCTTGTGTAGATAACTCTGTATAAACTCTTTGTTAATATTCGCAGGGGAAAGCTTCAGGAGCCTTTCCTACCAGTTCCGAGTGGGAGTGTCAACGATACGGCAGTTAGTTCCTGAGACCTGTACAGCCATCTACGAGGTTTTAAAAGAGAAATACCTGAAGGTATGTGtggatactgactggttttacTGTGCAATCTCTATGTAATGCAGTGAGGTCTGTAGGCATTTGAACAGCACATGTTTGCTCTGCCATATGAAGCATGGgtcttaaaaaacattattttgtttttcAGTGCCCAGACACAGTGGAAGAGTGGCAGCGAGTAGCTGATGGATTCCAGGCTCAGTGGGACTTCCCAAACTGCCTAGGTGCCCTGGATGGGAAACACATCAACATCCGCCCGCCTCCAGGAACCGGATCAACCTACTTCAACTACAAACATACATTTTCCATGGTGCTAATGGCACTGGCCGACAGCAACTACAAGTTCTTGAATGTAGATGTAGGTTGTAACGGGAGGATTTCTGATGGTGGTGTGTTTGGTGGATGCTCACTGCAGGATGCCCTGGAGAATAGGACATCCAGCATCCCTGCACCTGCACCCCCTCCTGCTTCTGACCAGGCGGTTTGCTACTCCATTGTGGCAGATGAAGCATTTCCCCTGAAGGAGTACCTCATGACGCCCTATCCGACCCAGAGGCTAGCTGTAGAGCAACGCATCTTTAATTACAGGCTGTCACGGGCTCGGAGGGTGGTAGAAAATGCCTTTGGCATCCTAGCCAACCGTTTTCGGGTCTTTCTAACTTCCATAAACATTCAAGACACTGCCAAAGTGGAGGCCATTGTTTTGGCTTGCTGTGCTCTGCACAACTTCCTGCTCACAGAGAACTGTAGCGTGTACATGGCGGGAGTTGTTGACCAGGAAGGACCCGATCATGGCACTGTCCCAGGAAGCTGGAGACAAGACCCTGAGCTACGGCAGGCCACCCTGCCACACACCACCAATGCTACAGCTCGAGCCAAGCAGCACAGGGATGAACTATGCCAATATTTTAACGGTATCGGTGCAGTGCCTTTTCAGTGGGATAAGATATAGCACCATAGTTTTCTTTCATGGTGGTTTGGCTCATAAAGGGGTTGTGTTGTGATATTTTCCTCAAGCTTTGGTAAAGTGTATTCTTTGAATGCAGATTTCAGTTCTGCCTGCTCTGTATTAATGTCATGTGGAttttcctgtcatgttcacaggttatcatcatgtaggcgttgataaaagctcattctaatgttgtgttgtgtgtgtatgaAGGTACGAAATAAAGTTTAGCATTGCCTATCCTGctatttgtgtttattctttTAATCACACAGCGATAAGAAGCAATAACAATGTGCCTACATAACTGTCAGTTGCAGCCCTAGCATTAGTATTGTTTATAGTAAcagctacaacattaaaatacttctaGGTAGATTGAGGAGGAGAATGGGAGAATTAACAGAGTGGCAGAAACATAAGATATCAAAtcacagactacaatcacaaaagcttttacaaataacgctgcaaaaaacggcatgtctcattagcgtagcgtagcgtagcttagcttacagatcgatgatatctgatcgttcttacagactacaatcacaaaagcttttacatataacgctggaaaaaacggcacttgcctacagaagattacgtttgttattataacttactcaatatgattttagaggatacaaaatactaataaataggagaataaatacttgtgttatcgcctagagCGTGGctgtacagccttca
It encodes:
- the LOC117457071 gene encoding uncharacterized protein produces the protein MFCAALELSAIAVLLVEDILKQQSLKKRKRRIRRNRTKWVKSWIPQREAHGAFPNLCRELDFNEVPDFRNFARLFPVQFHVLEELITPLIRRENANYRDCISVGTRLMVTLRFLATGESFRSLSYQFRVGVSTIRQLVPETCTAIYEVLKEKYLKCPDTVEEWQRVADGFQAQWDFPNCLGALDGKHINIRPPPGTGSTYFNYKHTFSMVLMALADSNYKFLNVDVGCNGRISDGGVFGGCSLQDALENRTSSIPAPAPPPASDQAVCYSIVADEAFPLKEYLMTPYPTQRLAVEQRIFNYRLSRARRVVENAFGILANRFRVFLTSINIQDTAKVEAIVLACCALHNFLLTENCSVYMAGVVDQEGPDHGTVPGSWRQDPELRQATLPHTTNATARAKQHRDELCQYFNGIGAVPFQWDKI